The DNA window cagtcataaaataataatgaaactgaaaaatttaatcatttggggatatatatatcctgATGATAGCGAAGAATTGAACTTTTTGAATTTGGCTaatatcttcatttttaatgaTGATATGTATACTACTAACCAAAAGAAGGAATCCCTCAGTGAATACTTATTCAAGAGacataacttttttatatacaattattcAGTTTTCAAAAATACATATGAGTGTAAAACTTTGTCCTATAAGTATATGGACGTTTTTTCTGATTTTATCTCTTCTTTAATTCTAAATATTATCCTTGTGCTAGCTAAAATTCATTTGTCATGTAGTTACATACTTCAACAGGATAGTGAAAAGGGAGATCGGGACAAAACACAGCTTAATAGGAGATGTGCTAACGTGAAAGTTTTCACGAACGAGTGCGTCATCAATGATTTTTACTGCACAAGGGGGGGGAAATTAGAGCAATCAAAGAAGATGCAGCAAACACAGCAAGAGCCACTCATAACAAAAGATGAGACAAATGTAAACACGAACGACACGAACAGCAACATTCGACATACTTGCGTCAAAGTGGACGAAGAAACAAGTGCAGACAAAACCAAAGACGCTTTGAATAAACTCAAAGGTGATATTATAAACTCGTATTACCACATAGAAACTGTCCCAGTTGATGAAAGAATggaattcttttttaatgagttactttttatttgttttaaattaattaattatccCTCAAAAAATGTCCGAAAATATTGTATTTCTGTCATATCACTTGTTATAccgaaaataaatataaaatcttCTTACATCAATTATGTTGATAAAAAAACAGATACATTTATTACCTTTATAGATGATGATGAAACATATGATCAGAGTgaagttattaaaaattatgtttatttaaaatgtaaaattaataaatacttaAATTTGAACTTGATTAAATCTATTGAGAAATTAATAcgcatttgttttttaaaactgAGTAACAGAAATTTGTGTTcaattatttgtaaaaatattttattctcatTTTGCTCTCATCCTTTTGTAATgccatttattttacataaatacgttaatatcattttatatCTAATAGAAACTAATTACATTATTCTAATTGTCGATTcgttaaaatgtttattcaTGTTATATCAGATAAATGCTCAGGATATGAAAATTTACAACTATGACATAGTATATAGACTGCATTTACTATTCAACGTATTtcaagaaaataataatccGCATATAAACATGAATGATACTactataaatgataataatttagtGATTAATAATCACCCATCCGTAAATTCTAATAATTTAACCtcgtttttaaaaaaattttattttaacatcAATCAAGTTGACAAGGGAAGAGAAGAAATATTACTACACATAAAACTTATCTTACATTGTTTACACATTAATTGTTCAGaagaagaatattttaaattaattcgcattttttcaaaacatCCCAAGGAATTTCAAGAATATTCAAAAAGTTTTCAGCTTTTTTCTGCTTTCTAAAATGGcgtatttcttttattttgtacattATAGAGAAAAAGTATGGTACCAATACAATGCAGTTATTTGTGCTTTAGTTACAgctaaaatatttgtaaaaaaaaaaaaaagtaaagttTTAACATTGCGATTTAtgcttctttcttttttctttttttaataaatgattattttGGCTGCGTAGAACGTGTCCCCCATCATATTAATTGTTCTTCGCGTGCATCCTTGCAAATTTAATCGAATAACTCACATGCGAACAcacgtacgtatatatatatatatatatatatatatatatatatatatgtttgtttgtatattttatatgtttgcaagtatatataaggtatattttgttatgtgtacatttttatCTGAATACAATCAGTGTGTGCTGTTTTGAACATATATAGACATTCGTGTTTGCTCAATTATCAGTGCTTAACGGTGcaaattatatagaaaaagaaaaaaatatatgcttatatttgTTAATGAGTTTATATGTAAGAacgcaaaaatataatttaatcaAAGATTCCAAATAGACAAATTATAAGAGTAACGGAGTTCATACATATGTTCATACATACGTTCATACGTACGTTCATACATACGttcatacgtacatacatgttTATGTATACGTACGAATTAGGAGCAGATTGAGATAGTTGCAAGGATCCACTTACAATTTTGTGTTATATGCTTTtagatatatacacatatgctGAAATAAtgtgataaaaaatttttaataaaatttatttttttaaaatatactaaaaagtatataaaatgaataaacagATAAGtagaaatgaaaaagtatcagataatattatatttcattgttTTTATCTCCAGTCATTTTTTAACTGTCAACACAATACGAAAAAAAGGTCTAAAGGgaagtataaaaaaaggtaGAACTTATAATGTGCATACTCGTATACCCCTACGTATGAGTgtccatatatatttatatatatacatatatatatatataaatatatatggacacataaaaatattcacaCAAATGTATATGCTTAGCTTACACAGAGCTAACTTCTTAACCATTTATATATCtccctctttttttttctttttttttttttccatattataatttttaagcaaatgaaaataatgaacatGTACAGAAAGAGAAGAACTTAGGGAACTTTGAAATTATgaaggataaaaataatgtatcaaatatagaattaaaatcatctacattttttaatatattagcaTCAACAAGGTTAATGCAAAGTGTAGGACAACCCATATCTCATAGCCCAGTATATAGATACATACATAACATTCATGAtcataatgaaaataatggaGCCGTCTTGGTATTTGTTCTTTtcgttattttaattttttctgtattattctttattttctattttattttcagaCATCATGTAAAACATGTAGAATTTATGAATACTCGaaggtaattttttttccttgttataatatacatatattttttttttttttttgttttttaatgtGCATCATGTTAACAAATAAGTCTGATAAATGCCCACGTAAATGTATctgtgtacgtatgtatgtacatatatatacatatataaatttatgcgCATATACCTCCGCTTGTACACAGTTTTGCAATATTAATGctgatattttaaatagaaaaacGCAAAGGGGGATTATCTCGTTGCTACAAAATTGTGTGGAAAGTAAAGTATacttaaaataaagataaaacataatttttttttttttttttttttttttttttggcaaATGCTATTCCATTAAATACTCATTTagatatgtacacatataacTATATGCataaacttatatataaatatgtgcatgtaCAAACAAAACTTTTGATAATCacataagaataaaaagattcgttattgtttaatatacagtttttttttt is part of the Plasmodium malariae genome assembly, chromosome: 14 genome and encodes:
- the PmUG01_14026900 gene encoding conserved Plasmodium protein, unknown function, with the protein product MKKYQIILYFIVFISSHFLTVNTIRKKGLKGTNENNEHVQKEKNLGNFEIMKDKNNVSNIELKSSTFFNILASTRLMQSVGQPISHSPVYRYIHNIHDHNENNGAVLVFVLFVILIFSVLFFIFYFIFRHHVKHVEFMNTRR